ttacaacatccttgattcgtttaacttctaatacttgttaatcacccatatatacccttgtatcacttaagaccaataggattaacttcttatcatctcaaaggtaattccttcttggatttatgttaattaatatatgatatgaactaacgcgtgtggatatgggttgtaacatttaGGTCCCCGGGAGGGCTTTTTTGGGACGCCTTCTTGGCGAGGGCGAGGGAGTACCACTAAAGTGGTATCATTTCCTAGGAGTTGGGTTTGTTTGGTGGATGATGTTTTGGTTATTTTGTACTAATTTCCCCTTCTTCAGTTAAGTAGTTTCCTTGCTCGCTCGCCCGCGTGGCGCCCACATTATTGTTCGAGTAATTGAAAGAAGATGGGTAAGGATGACCTTCTCCTTATTCCGATTCAATGAGTTGGAGAATGAAGGTGGACCTGTAGCGTTGCTCGTTTTTGCTTGACGCTTTAACGGTTGATGGGGGTGATATTTTCTGAATTCGGTAACCGAATTCAGCTCTCTTTCCCCTCATTTGGTCACGGGGTACTTAATACTCGTTTCCCGTCTCCTCTATTTTCTTTGAAACAGTTGCAAGCGTATCCTTACCGTTCTCTTTGGTAGGCGGCCATGTTTCCAATTTTTGATCTAGAGAAGATTAGGaagttttcactaagaaatccctacagacggcgccaaattgtttgacccaaAAGATATTGAATCCTTTTTGGTTAACTAAATTAAAGAAGATAAAAAGGTAAATCTTAGTTAAACATAGTAAATTCCAGATCTATAAACAAACCAGAAAATGATATCTAAAATGAAGTAGAAGCGGTAGTTTATCGAAGCCTTTCATTTCTTCTCTTCACCAATCGGTGAAGATGACTGTTGTAGAAAATCTATTGGAggattgttttctttctttttttcttaaagaAATTACAGAGGAGAAGGAGAGAAAAAAGTCCCCCTTTCTAGGAAGGTCTCATTCCTATATATAGTCATGGAGTCATTGACATGTATTTGGGCCATAGCCCCCTTACTTCGCGCCCGCTTTCGTCGTTCGGTGAATATGTGGTTTGGCGTAAATAGTGTCGTCTTTCTTTATCTCATTGTTTGGACGTGGTCCCAATTGGGTCGATCATAGCGGTCAGATTTTGACTAATACAAATACTATATACCATTTGAAGCTTCAACTTCGCAGACATTCACTGatttaagtgggcgtttggacatcagaatcataaaatttattttttttcaaataaaaatgaTATATAAAAATTAGAGTTCTGTTTGGAAATGAATATAATAGGAGTTGTTTTCGAATTTTGTGAGTAATTtgatataaaaaatttaaaaaataattttttgaaacTTTCCTAATTCTCCTTTTCGAATGagcaaaattttcatgcctttggGGATTGTAAATTGTGATTCGGAACTGCGGCAGGCACAAGTTAAAAGGTATGCATAATACTGTCAAATCAAAAAAGGCGTCACATTATTATATCCTCTTTTTTTTCCATCTAAAGAAGCAATATCTGATTGGTTAAAAGTAAATAATTATAAGAAAAATAATATTCAGTCTGTGCAGGATCCGTGGTGGTCCAAATCACATTAATCCAGTGGCGTGTTTGCCATATGGCAATGCCTATCTTTTCCTCCTCAACTCTCCGCCAAATGTCTGCAACCGCCGCCGTACCTGCTTCTTCAACTACCATGTCCATGTCTGCTGCTACAACTTCTGCTTCCGCCGCCCATAAACTCAATCTCAATCACAATCAGCTCATTGTTTCTCTTAATGTCAAAAGAAAGTCAATTAGTGCATCATCTTCCTCCTTCATCAGCAGATACCCATTCAATTGCAACATTTCTAGATCCTTCCGGAAGATCTCTTATCCTTCTCCTATCAGGTTTAAACCCCTCTCTCCTGTCATGGAATGGCAAGATTGCACGTAAGTAAACATCTTATTTCGTATCCAAATACATAATTGTTGCTGTTTGGTCGATTTGTGATTTGCTTGCTCATTATGTGGTCATGCAGTGTTATTTGGTCTATCTGAAATCCAATTGTGAGAATTTTTGAGTTTAGTTAACTTTGAACATTTGATGAATGCAGGGTGAAAATGGAAGTAGATGTGCCCATTTCAGTTGCTTATAAGTGCTATTCTGATCGTGAGGCTATTCCTCAGTGGATGCCTTTTATTTCATCTGTGAAGGTAAGCAGTACTATGTTATCTGTCGGGCATTACGCATTTGAGCTGGTTATAAAACCGCATCCTCATTCAAATGTTAACAATTATTTATCAACGGGAATTGCCTTCCTCTTTGCAGTTAAATCGCTAACACTGAATGAATGTTGGTTTAAGTATGATCTTTTCTGGCTGGTTTTGCATATGAATTATGATGTTATAATAATACTCCTATGCTCTTTTGATACAACCGTGTTTGACTGGATGCAGAATTTAAGTACCATCAGTAGACTAGTGGTCATGGAAGGAAATGTTAAAGCAATGATTGAAAGGAGTTAAGAGTAATGCATTTAGAAATTAGTCTGCTAGAGAAAACATCACATTGAAGTCGAAGATTAAGTTAAATGATTAAAAATTCTTGAATATTATTTGGGGAATGATGTTAATCATTATAGGAACTTCTAAAATGAAAGAGTGTCATATAAATTGAATGGAGGAAATGTTATCTTCTCTCTTAAAATTTCTTCTCAGGACGTTATCAAGTATTTTTGCCATATTGCTGTTTAGCATACTGGTGGCTTGTGTTCTGAATTACTTCTCTTTGTCATCTGGACTATCCCTTCATCTGTCTGTTAGTGCATGCTTCACTTAATGAGCAATCATTAGCGGATTTTTGGTTTGCAGTTTGGATACGAAAAAATcattcaccaaaaaaaaaaaaaaaaaaaaaagaatattgaAGTCGAATGCAGTTGTATTGACAATTTAGAGCATCTACGTTCTAGTTCTTGATTAATAAATCCGTTATACGGCTCATATCACCTTCTTAGTCTCATTCTAAGGGAACTTGATGCTAGATTCTCTTGCCAGATTTTGGAGGATAAGCCTGACTTATCAAGATGGTCGCTGAAGTATAAAGCTTTCGGGCAGGATATTGAATATTCATGGCTTGCTCGAAATATGCAGGTAAAATACTCCTTTAGTAAGCACTTTCCCTGATTATGTTTCTTTGGTTCCAAACCTCAGCTTTCATGCAGAATATGATATTGATACTCAGATTTTCTGTACTACAGCCTACCCCAAACCAGAAGATCCATTGGAGATCTCTGGAGGGACTTCCTAACAGGTAGTCAGAATGTATCCTAGTTTCTTTTGGTTGAGACATAAACAACACATGTAACTGTGAAATGTATCGTTATACTCAAAGTAATAAAGATTTATTTGCTTCTATCAGACCAATAGACCATAGATAAAACCATGTAAGGTTGCTTTGGTAGTGGTGGCAGAATATTTCTGGTTTGAAATCTGAGCGAGGCAGCATAATGTTTTCTGATCAATATTATGAGTAAAGGATTATTCGTTCTCAGTATATTCAAAATAGTCATCAGTTTTATGATGAATTCCTTATTCAAAATGCAGGGGAGCTGTGCGATTTTTTCCCAAAGGCCCATCGTCCTGCATCATAGAAGTGAGAATTTTACTTGAACATAACatcctttccttttcctttagGCCTCAACTTATCTTTAAAAAACATTAATTTGTAGAACAAATACTTGTGCAATATTCTTGGAAGATTCATATGTAGAAAGGGGCAGAAAATGTTTTGCACCCTTTCTTCTCCTAGTTTGTTGTAGGCAACCGCATAAACTTGATAATGTGCGGACAGAAATTGCTAAATCCT
This genomic stretch from Nicotiana sylvestris chromosome 9, ASM39365v2, whole genome shotgun sequence harbors:
- the LOC104217660 gene encoding uncharacterized protein → MAMPIFSSSTLRQMSATAAVPASSTTMSMSAATTSASAAHKLNLNHNQLIVSLNVKRKSISASSSSFISRYPFNCNISRSFRKISYPSPIRFKPLSPVMEWQDCTVKMEVDVPISVAYKCYSDREAIPQWMPFISSVKILEDKPDLSRWSLKYKAFGQDIEYSWLARNMQPTPNQKIHWRSLEGLPNRGAVRFFPKGPSSCIIELTVSYEVPQLLVPVASALQPFLENLLGRGLERFATFAKSYSADTPK